The DNA window TTAAGGAGAAAAAAATTAAAAAACAAAAACCATTGCCACCTATTACTAAAGAAGAAATTCCTTTTGAAATTCCTAAAAATTGGGTTTGGTGTAGGTTGGGCGAGCTAGCATATATAACAAGTGGAAGTACTCCTGCTCATAGTGCATTTGTAAATGAGGGTATTCCTTATTTAAAAATGTATAACTTAAGAAATCAGAAAATTGACTTTTTTCATAAACCTCAATATATAAAAGAAGAGGTTCATAATGGTCAATTGAAAAGATGTAGAGCTTTTCCTGGTGATATAATAATGAATATTGTCGGACCTCCATTAGGCAAAATTGCTATAATTCCTTCAGATTTACCACAATGTAATTTTAACCAAGCTGCTGTATTAATAAGACCATTTTTTAAAGAATTGAATGTTTTTATTTTTTGGTATTTAAATGAAATGTCAGAAATAAATTCTATTGATACCAAAGGGGTTGCAGGTCAAAATAATATTTCTGTAACTCAATCACATAATATGCGAATCCCTTTTCCTCCACTTTCTGAACAACATCGCATTGTTGCTAAGTTAGATAAACTCATGAAATATTGCGATAATTTAGAAGAAAGCATTAAAAGCAGCCAACAACAAAATGACTTACTCTTGCAGCAGGTTTTGAGAGAGGCATTGGGACCCAATGAACGCAAAGATGAAAATATTTCAAAAATATACTTAACTAAAGAAAATAAACACAGTATTGCTGCTGAAATAAATGAGCAATACAAAACTAAATCTATAATAAGTTTAAGGAAAAAAGATATTTATTTCAGGCGTGTGGTTTTAGCCGCAGAAATTGCATCGCAATTGCATGATCAACCAACATTTGGTCATGTAAAATTACAAAAACTTGTTTATTTATGCGAGCAAATTAGTGAAATGAAACTTCATTCAAATTATTCTAAGCAAGCTGCGGGTCCATATGATAGAAAATTTATGCACTCAATAGATAGTGAGTTCAATCGACAAAAATGGTTTGAAGTAAAACAGGAAAGTGTAAATAGAATTACAAAATATATCTATACCCCATTTGTTCATATTCATAAATATAAAAAGTATTATAATAATTACTATTCAGAATATGATAAGGATATACAAAGTTTGATTAGTACTTTTAAAATCGCTACAAGTAAACAGATTGAACTTATTGCAACACTTTATGCATGTTGGGAAGATATTAATGTAAAGAAAGAAAATTTTTCTTATGACAGATTAGTTAAAGATTTTTACAACTGGTCAGAAGAAAAGGGAAAATTTAAAGAAGAGAATGTTCGCAATGCAATAGAATGGATGAAAGAAAAAGGAATTAAACCAAAATAGATAATACAAACCAAAATTAGCATGTTCTAATATGTAAATTTGCATAAATAATGTAATATTTAAGAAAAGAGTTGCTTTCTGTGTTTTTATTTCGTATATTTGCATAATATATGTAAAATTTAAAAACAGAAGCGAATGAAAAAAGAATTTAAAACATTTTGTGAAAACATTAAATTAACCCAAAGTCAAAGGGATGATGCAAAAACCAAATTTGACGGTGTTTGTAAAAAATTACACAATCATTATTATGATTCAGAGTATGATGGTGCTACTAAGTATTTGTTTGGGTCGTATAAAACAAAGACAAATACACGACCATTATCTGATAATCAGGATGTAGATGTATTATTCAAGATTTCAAAGGAAACCTTTGATAAATTTGATGAATACGAAAGTAATGGACAGTCGGCATTACTTCAAGAAGTAAAAGATATTCTAAAAGAAAAATACACTACTACAGATAAAATCAGTAGTTGGGGAAAAGTTGTATTAATTGTATTTACGGAAGGAAATCATAATGTAGAAGTGCTTCCGGGCTATGAACAAGAAGACGGAACTTTTTTAATTCCAAATACAGAGGATGGAGGTAGTTGGGAAACATTTGATCCACGTACTCAAATTGATGAGTTCAGAACTTCCAATGATAAAACCGATGGTCTAACTGCGGAATTATGCAGAATGATAAAAACTTGGGTAAAAAACACTTCTTCCTTGAAGGAAAATTATAAATCTTTTAAGATTGTTGAAAATGTTATGGCATTTCTAGAATCTGATTTTGAAGAAGGTGAAAGCTATGAAGAATATCATAATGTTGTAAAAAATTTCCTTGACTATCTTAATGGTATTTGTGGTGAAAATATTGAAAACCATGTAATAACTGCATATAATCGTACAGTTAAGGCAATTGAATATATGGATAATGATAAACCTTCCGAAGCTTCTGATGAATGGAGAAAGATATTTGGTTCAGAATTCCCGAAAGTAAAGGAAAATCCAAAAAATGAAAATCACAATAAAAATAGAATTATTGTAAATCCATCATCACCATGGTGCAGATAAAATTATCAGATAATGATATTAAATTTCTATCATTAAATTATCCTTCGTTTAAAATTTTTGAAGGGAAAATAAATGGAGACTTATTCTTTGATTTAACTTATAAAGGTGTAAGAATCAAGGATAAGTATTCCATTGAAATAATATTAAAAACAAAAGAAGAAAGCATTTTGCCAACTGTTCGGGAAACTAATGGTAAGATTCTTAGGATTGTTAATAGAAAAAAAATAAGAAGAGAAAAGCTTCATCTAAATAATAACGAAGGAGAACTCTGTCTTATCATACCTCCTAAAGAAAAAATGAGGTATCAGAATGGTTTTGAAATTAAGGAATTCATGAAGCATATTGAAGAACATTTGTACTGGGCAAGCTATTATGATAGATATAATAAACCTCCATGGAAAGAACAAGCTCATGGGATAAACGGATATTTAGAATTATATGATGAAGATATTTCTTTCCGACCAAATACTAAAGAAGCTCTTGAAAAAAAGTATAATCGGACATTTAATCGAAGGGAAATAAGAAACCGAGTTAAGAATAATCGAAAAAATAAATGAGCATGAACGAAAAATTACTTTCTACAATAAGGTTTTATTTTGCACAATCTGTTTTCATGAACAGTATTCATTATAAGGCGTATGATCGTCTTAACAATGTACAAAAAAGAAATAATCGTATTGTATTCTGGATATCAGGAATAACTCTTATAGTGATTATATTAAAAATAATGGGACTTGAGCAAGAATTTGATAAACTTCTAAGTATATTATCGTTTTGTGGTTTAATATTAACGGGAACAAGTCTTATTTTTTCGTTGTATAATAAAGAAGATATTGGTGAGATAAAGTGTCAGCATAGAAATATTGCTGAAGAATATAAGATTCTACGAAATAGGTATATGTTTCTTATTGAAGAAGCAATGAGTAATGCTTTTGATGAAGAAATATTAAGAAATAAAAATCAAATTATATTGGAACAATATAATACAATTGGTAAGTATGCACCAACAACTACCGGAAATGATTATACAAATGCACAAAATGGCTTAGGTTTAACTGTAGCAAGTGATGAAGAATTTACTTGGTCAGATAATGAAATTGACCGATTCTTACCAAAAGCTTTACGAATAGCAAAAGAAGATTAAATTGTTAAAAT is part of the Bacteroidales bacterium genome and encodes:
- a CDS encoding restriction endonuclease subunit S, yielding MSWEEIEISEVLTQVKTKINIVDSQEYKLVTISNTGIIKLRKITKGSTIKSKTALKIQKGNFIYSRLSVHNGAFGIIPNELDEAIVTTEMPSFKIENKIISGFLLYSLKLPHFQFQLKQLTKGVGRTRVKEKTFLKLKIHFPSLREQQSLLNQFQLSEGISKSTNTELTHQLDLVKQLRQAFLREAMQGKLVPQNPNDLPDRQAGEPASKLFAKIKAEKEKLIKEKKIKKQKPLPPITKEEIPFEIPKNWVWCRLGELAYITSGSTPAHSAFVNEGIPYLKMYNLRNQKIDFFHKPQYIKEEVHNGQLKRCRAFPGDIIMNIVGPPLGKIAIIPSDLPQCNFNQAAVLIRPFFKELNVFIFWYLNEMSEINSIDTKGVAGQNNISVTQSHNMRIPFPPLSEQHRIVAKLDKLMKYCDNLEESIKSSQQQNDLLLQQVLREALGPNERKDENISKIYLTKENKHSIAAEINEQYKTKSIISLRKKDIYFRRVVLAAEIASQLHDQPTFGHVKLQKLVYLCEQISEMKLHSNYSKQAAGPYDRKFMHSIDSEFNRQKWFEVKQESVNRITKYIYTPFVHIHKYKKYYNNYYSEYDKDIQSLISTFKIATSKQIELIATLYACWEDINVKKENFSYDRLVKDFYNWSEEKGKFKEENVRNAIEWMKEKGIKPK
- a CDS encoding SLATT domain-containing protein; the protein is MNEKLLSTIRFYFAQSVFMNSIHYKAYDRLNNVQKRNNRIVFWISGITLIVIILKIMGLEQEFDKLLSILSFCGLILTGTSLIFSLYNKEDIGEIKCQHRNIAEEYKILRNRYMFLIEEAMSNAFDEEILRNKNQIILEQYNTIGKYAPTTTGNDYTNAQNGLGLTVASDEEFTWSDNEIDRFLPKALRIAKED
- a CDS encoding nucleotidyltransferase; amino-acid sequence: MKKEFKTFCENIKLTQSQRDDAKTKFDGVCKKLHNHYYDSEYDGATKYLFGSYKTKTNTRPLSDNQDVDVLFKISKETFDKFDEYESNGQSALLQEVKDILKEKYTTTDKISSWGKVVLIVFTEGNHNVEVLPGYEQEDGTFLIPNTEDGGSWETFDPRTQIDEFRTSNDKTDGLTAELCRMIKTWVKNTSSLKENYKSFKIVENVMAFLESDFEEGESYEEYHNVVKNFLDYLNGICGENIENHVITAYNRTVKAIEYMDNDKPSEASDEWRKIFGSEFPKVKENPKNENHNKNRIIVNPSSPWCR